A stretch of Eriocheir sinensis breed Jianghai 21 chromosome 68, ASM2467909v1, whole genome shotgun sequence DNA encodes these proteins:
- the LOC126988267 gene encoding dTTP/UTP pyrophosphatase-like, with translation MILQHLNSLSTKHIILASSSPRRKEILQKIGLKFTVVPSDFEETLDPKTYSSPDQFVIATAKGKAEEVAKRLSQPESSIHPDLVIGADTCISLEGQVFGKPKNVDDAVSMLSRFSSNSHEVLTGVCILMWRSAGDDGGRWQEICFSETTEVQFAKLTQDVIKAYVDSGEPLDKAGGYGIQGLGGTLVEGIRGDYYNVMGFPLHRFCKHLSQALAGEEPAS, from the exons ATGATTCTCCAGCACCTCAATAGTTTGTCTACCAAGCACATTATCTTGGCCAGCTCGTCGCCTAGGAGGAAGGAAATTTTGCAGAAAATA ggaCTGAAATTTACAGTTGTTCCTTCAGACTTTGAGGAGACACTAGACCCCAAGACCTACAGTAGTCCAGACCAATTCGTGATTGCCACTGCTAAGGGAAAGGCAGAAGAG GTTGCCAAAAGACTGAGTCAGCCAGAGTCATCCATTCACCCAGACCTGGTCATTGGGGCAGACACTTGCATCAGCCTTGAAGGGCAGGTATTTGGCAAGCCCAAGAATGTGGATGATGCTGTCTCAATGCTCTCTAG GTTTAGCAGTAACAGCCATGAGGTGTTGACTGGAGTCTGTATATTGATGTGGCGCAgcgctggtgatgatggtggccgCTGGCAGGAGATTTGCTTCAGTGAGACTACTGAGGTTCAGTTTGCCAAGCTGACACAAGATGTGATAAAGGCCTATGTAGACAGTGGAGAgcctct GGACAAGGCTGGCGGGTATGGCATCCAGGGGCTTGGAGGCACCCTGGTGGAGGGCATCAGGGGGGACTACTACAATGTGATGGGCTTCCCCCTGCACCGCTTCTGCAAACACCTTTCTCAAGCCCTGGCCGGTGAGGAACCTGCTTCCTAA